Proteins encoded within one genomic window of Alcanivorax sp. REN37:
- a CDS encoding DUF4297 domain-containing protein — MQGAQLDTANGSPGRNPLAAAQRERAGAQTFEKYEYQYHWALCRILGAHENSDDYVVFIELHEDVVLATSTDESLARFEFNQVKNVNATPWNQKKLTSIPKSTTKKITNSILGKMLQGVRKKPFFEKLNSLDLVATCGFKLPPKTDGLKLSIISIGDLHDDCLKDIQAAINKELGSYPIPRTLRFITPDLATSGFQDIAIGRISKLVDVKAPGAMCNASTIYRVLIDDLHRKGTVAFDFTDWSNLIKNKGTTHGDVERVISSYTEKKGFEVFEKDLDDILKDLALKSNKRIQVRRAFERYHNAVRLERSLIAIDNQQAVKDAVERNFEVFERQGVIDFMKLALEVLPEATKKNLVDLESIHAAIIYELLSKCHEK, encoded by the coding sequence ATGCAGGGGGCACAATTGGATACAGCAAATGGATCGCCGGGTAGAAATCCTCTTGCCGCAGCACAGCGGGAAAGAGCTGGTGCGCAAACATTCGAAAAATACGAATACCAGTACCACTGGGCTCTCTGCCGAATCCTTGGTGCTCACGAGAACTCGGATGATTACGTTGTCTTTATCGAGCTTCATGAGGACGTGGTGCTGGCGACTTCGACCGATGAATCCCTCGCACGGTTTGAATTCAATCAGGTAAAAAATGTCAATGCTACACCTTGGAATCAGAAGAAATTGACTTCGATCCCAAAGTCAACCACCAAAAAAATTACAAATTCAATTCTCGGAAAAATGCTCCAAGGGGTTCGCAAAAAACCATTTTTTGAAAAGCTGAACTCGCTCGATTTGGTTGCGACCTGTGGCTTTAAGCTGCCTCCTAAAACCGACGGCTTGAAGCTCTCAATTATTTCAATAGGTGATCTTCATGATGACTGCCTGAAAGATATCCAGGCTGCAATCAACAAAGAGCTTGGATCCTACCCTATCCCTAGAACCTTGAGGTTCATCACACCTGATCTAGCTACCTCCGGTTTTCAAGATATAGCTATTGGCCGAATTTCCAAGCTCGTCGATGTTAAAGCCCCTGGGGCCATGTGCAACGCATCAACGATCTATCGAGTGTTAATTGATGACTTACATCGCAAGGGAACTGTGGCCTTTGATTTTACTGATTGGAGCAATCTTATAAAAAACAAAGGAACCACTCACGGCGATGTTGAGCGAGTTATCTCGTCCTATACAGAGAAGAAGGGGTTCGAGGTTTTTGAGAAAGACCTGGACGACATCCTCAAGGATCTTGCACTGAAATCGAATAAGCGGATTCAGGTACGCAGAGCGTTTGAACGCTATCACAACGCCGTTCGCCTGGAGCGTTCATTGATTGCCATCGACAACCAACAAGCAGTCAAGGATGCGGTTGAACGCAACTTTGAAGTATTCGAAAGGCAAGGCGTAATAGATTTTATGAAGCTGGCACTTGAAGTTTTGCCAGAGGCAACCAAAAAGAATCTGGTGGACTTGGAATCAATTCATGCCGCGATCATTTACGAGCTGTTGAGCAAGTGTCATGAAAAATGA